The Brachypodium distachyon strain Bd21 chromosome 4, Brachypodium_distachyon_v3.0, whole genome shotgun sequence nucleotide sequence ACCCTTGCCGTCCCGCCGCACGTTGTCCGGGTACCCCGGCAGGTCGGCCATGAGCTCGTACTGCCCGGCTTTGGCTCCTTGCAGGTAGTATCTGTGCGCCTGGCACGACACCGTGTGCGCCACCACCACGTAGGTCCGGTCATGGCTGACGGCGACGCCATTAGGGTATGGAAGGCCGTCCTTTAGCACCATGACTTGCTTCGTCCGGGCCTCGTATTTCAGAGCCTCCCCGTCGCGTCCGCGTTCATCATTATCTCCGTATTGAATCTGTGCATGCCAGACTCAAAATCAGATCAAATATAAATGCTTTTGttaatttgtctttttttgtaCCGTACCTTCGCGGATATGTAAGGCTGCTGTCGGTGAAGTACACATCACCGGTGGCCTGGTCGACATCGATGCCGTTCACAAAGCGGAACGGGACGCCATCGACGCCGGTGACGAGCACCTCGGCCTCCCCGCCGTCTGAACCGACCCTCAAGAGGCCCTTGTAGGCGTCGGCGATGTAGAGATCACCTGATTTCTGGTGGAACGCGAGTCCCAACGGACGCCCACAGATGCTCTCTGTCTCGTGGGACGGTGCCATGGGGACTGTGCATAAGGGGATCCGCCTGTAGTCTTCGTGGTGAGCAAAGGTTGTCCATCCGGTAGCGCTGCCGTCCCAACGCAGGACGCGGCCGTCGGAGACGCCGGCGTAGGGCCCCTTCCCTTGTGCGTCGAAAGCCAGGCTCTCGGCGCCGGTGACACCGTTGGGGAGCGGCAGGCGGAAGCCATGCTCTGTCGGGCTCGTCTTGATCTCCGCCGCTGACGTGTGTGATGGGGCCAGGAAGACGGCCAGGAGGCCGACAAAGAGGACGAGCCATGTGCTCGTCGAACCGCGGCCAGCCATGATCAAGATTCAGAACGGTGGTTGTTTCGTCGTCGATGGAGTCTTGATGAGTTTGATCGAGCTCGGTGGGTTTCAGGGCAGGTGGTTCCGGGGAGATTAAAAAGGCGCCAGGGTTATGCAATTGTAATCGGGGTTTGAATTTGAACCAGACTGGTTATCGAATCGTTTGCTACGCCGGGGCGTTGACCGGTCAAGAGACTAGTGCATCAGGACCGTTGATTTCTAATCGGATGGATGAAACGGCGTGTAGTTCTACGCCCAGTACAGTTCGTCAGTTCCCTTCCCAATCCTGTTCCCCTTTGGACACGTCGTCTCTGACTCTCTGTTTCCCCGTGCtctgctccagctccagctctCATGGCGGCACAAATCCGAACTccggttccacttccacccccGCGCCCTAGCTCACTCCCGAGGCTCAGAGCTCTAGAGCTTACGGCCCCGTCCGGCATCCGCTTGTGCCGGTTTCAGGTCGCCTCTGCGGCctccggaggcggcggcgacggcggggggCCACCGGCGGAGAATGGGGATGAGAAGCCGCGCGGGGTTCCCTCCTTGCCGGCGCTGTCGGAGATCCGTTGGGGGAGCTGCTCGCGCCGGGCCCCGATAACGCCGCGGCCGTGGCGCTGACGGGCGCGCTGGTCTGGGCCGGCgcgtcgctgctgctgcagctggtgcTCATCTCCGCCTCCATCTTCGCAGCCGCCGTCAAGTACTCCTTCGTCGCCGCGCTCCTGCTCTTCGTACTCATCACGCTCCTGTGAGTGTCGCGTgtcccccttctcctcctgctcctcctcctccgtcccctCTGCTCTTGCCCTGTCATCTTGTTCCTTGTTCAATTTGCAGTGAACTATGTAGGGTAACAAGGACTGATTTTCAAATGTGAACACACTGGCGTTAGGTCATGTTTTACTAACCGACATGAAGCAAGAATTGGTGCGATACAAGGTCAGGGATAGGGTTGTAATTGTCTGTATGAAATTTCTAATGGACCAGTGAAACTAGTTCACATGCTACAATCATTCACATTCGTCACATTTGTATTATGGTTAAAACGTGATTTAGAGGGCTATCATATGAAGTCCCCATGTCCTCTATGCTGGCATACCATGTTATGGCATGCAAGAAACTTTTCCAGTTACTTGGATTGGAAAAATAATACATGATACACCTTCATTCAGAAGGACCACCAGAATACATTACAGATTAATTGATACGGGTTAAAAATATTCAGTACAGCTTGCACTCTGAGTGACAGAATATAGATAAACATTTTCTGGAGACACACCAAATGACGATGGCTTGGGTAGTTCTCAAACTAGATTGAGAAGAAACAGTTTCCATTGGTAAATGGATGTGTTGAATATGGAGATCCAAGAAAGACTGAGTGCATATTCATGAGTTCATTCTGTTCTTTCACCTGCACAatggaaataaaaaagatgATGAACATACCATATCATCAGCATTTGTACACGTATTTACAGGAATAGTAGGGGCGGACCCTACTGAATATTCTGTACGTGCACAATAAAACTATTCAGAGTCGTGTAAATTTTAGCTGATAAGTATCAGAATATATATTTCCGTAGTATTTCTTATAACATTGATTAAATATACATAGTCCAGCCAAAAAAGTGCAATAGCTATAGGAACTATAAAACTGAATTTTAAAGGTTCTTTTCTATACTGGAAAAACAATAAGACATAATTCTAAGATTGTTTTACCAGTGTAGGACTGTGCTTTGCAGTAAGAACTTTATTCATACATTATGTGCTTCGGAGGAAAATATCATAGTATAACAGCTGTGTCACATCTCTAAACAGGGAGAAGTGCCAATATGATCCCTAAACTTCTGTCGTTGGGTGTTAAGTACAAACCAGaaactcattttttttagggagaGAGAATAACCCCTTTGGTTCTAATCTGATTATCCACTAGGCCATTTGTtaatcattttgatgaaattctAGTTGCACATTTGTTTTGAAATACACTTGGGCTGGTAGCCTAGTGGTTAGCATACTCATTAAGTGTGACAGCGCGTGCAGACATGAAGTGAGTAGGTCGTAGGTCGTCTGCATGTGTGTTAGCGTGAGTATGCTATGCGTAGGTACTCTGTGGCCGCCTTGTAATCTCGCCAAAAAGGGTTTAAAAATTCTATTCCAGATCTGACAGAGGTGGTAATATTGACTTCCTACAAATTGAGGGCTTGTTTCCTTGCTGCTACCTTGAGAGGCTAAGGGGAATTTGCAATCAAACCTTTATCTTAGAGGTTAAATTTTCTACTTGACCCTCCCAAATAGTGTCTGGTATGCAAGGTCAagcaactaaaaaaaatgcgAAGCAAATATTACGAAAGTTCATTAGCAATAAACACTCGGAGTTTTAATGATACATTTCAAGGTAACAGTATGTATCTCATaagttttcaaaattttaaaatctaCCCTTCCGTAGTTGATATAAGTATTACGATCTTCTGTTTCACATGACACTTCTTTGCTGCTATAGACTTTGATttgctttatttatttttcttgtgaagagaCAAAATATACAATTAAATAAAGGACCTTTGTGGAATAAGGACAAGGATATGAGACATCGAGATTCGAGACTGACCTTATTTTCAAGAAGTTGTATCTCTTGTTGCATGATCTGCATCTGATTGGAGGTATTTCATATTAGTTAATTGCACACCGAATGAataagaagaacaaaaaagtGGAGAACAGATGTCCTACCTTTGTGGATCGCATATGACAAATCCATtgctcaagacctttttctagCTTGTGCAATTTATCTAGCGTCATGtcccctgctcctcctccataCGTGGACCTGCTTTCCTTCACTTATCACTAGGCTACTGCAATTCATTCTTAATGCAAGATATGTAACCATCCATCTTAAAGTGGAAGATTACCTTAGACCGTGCTGTAGGTGACCTATCTCTTCCCTTACCAATAAAATCTCAGGTTCTGCTACCTGTTATATGGTGCAAAACTGCATCAGGTATCTTTGGTATCGCcatcaagctaaaaatcagtTATTTAGTGTAAGAATAAAAATATGTTGTTTGTTTACTTAACAACCCATCTCTTTTTCCAACAAAAGTGTGTACTGGACTACTGGTGTGCTCCTCTCAGTTGCGTCAAAATGTGAGCCACCCTGAGCCCCGTCTGGTGGCTCACTTGGATAGTTAATATGTTAGTTCCCACTTCCCACATATGAGTTTTTACTAGATACACCCCTTTCAAGTTGTTACAAATATTACAATGTTTTCAAGCTTTACAAGGTAAATAGGCAGACCTGGCTTTGTAGCTCTGTTTTGCATTTGACTTCCTACCACATCACTCTGGTACCTCCCTATCAAGCTTtgcatgtttcttgcattttgtgaacaaaaggaaaacatcTCAGAGTTGAAGTCATAGACTTAGAAAATCACTATGTAGAATGGATTTTGGAAACGCACCCATTAGTTGCCAGTTCATGGAGTTTTCCCTGAGAGGAGAATATGATAACACCAACTTCAGCATCGCAAA carries:
- the LOC106866592 gene encoding agamous-like MADS-box protein AGL8 homolog, whose product is MVRGKVRMRRIENPAHRRVTFCKRREGLLKKARELSVLCDAEVGVIIFSSQGKLHELATNGSCNKRYNFLKISVFTFENQSLLPYIVHCKLNKEQDDRARAEGTEEEEQEEKGDTRHSQERDEYEEQERGDEGVLDGGCEDGGGDEHQLQQQRRAGPDQRARQRHGRGVIGARREQLPQRISDSAGKEGTPRGFSSPFSAGGPPPSPPPPEAAEAT